A region of Pseudomonas marginalis DNA encodes the following proteins:
- a CDS encoding MGMT family protein, whose translation MPTVNQPADAPQTPAEMRRTALYLTLAQVPAGCVVSYGELAQLAGLGRAARWVGRTLSQLPEGTTLPWHRVLGAGGRISLPVGSASGDEQRARLRDEGVTVRNNRVDIQRHGWRPVEHSG comes from the coding sequence ATGCCCACAGTCAATCAGCCTGCCGATGCCCCACAAACCCCCGCCGAAATGCGCCGCACCGCGCTGTACCTGACCCTGGCGCAAGTCCCCGCCGGTTGCGTGGTGAGCTACGGCGAACTGGCGCAACTGGCCGGGCTGGGACGCGCCGCGCGCTGGGTGGGTCGTACCTTGAGCCAACTTCCCGAGGGCACCACATTGCCCTGGCATCGCGTGCTGGGTGCCGGTGGTCGGATAAGTCTGCCGGTGGGCAGCGCCTCAGGCGACGAGCAACGGGCGCGCTTGCGTGACGAGGGCGTCACGGTGCGCAACAATCGCGTGGATATTCAGCGCCATGGCTGGCGCCCGGTAGAGCACAGCGGTTAG